From Thalassococcus sp. S3, one genomic window encodes:
- a CDS encoding FkbM family methyltransferase has protein sequence MRIFKGAERAAKALVPKGWHKYFRASRYELLMERLAPVDLIVHVGAHWAEDAAHYEACGAKTVLWIEADPGTFRRLREVLAERTGATRHIAECALVSSREDRQVSFNRFNGDGASSSVYRSAPTRANRFPGSHETGEVLALKTRTLDAVMASHGVDASAAGTAMLVIDVQGHELEVLRGLDVGLTQFDLCKCEVSRIPMYQNAPLFPDIDAHFRSFGFRLASHRYALVPSHGDVLYQRA, from the coding sequence ATGCGCATATTCAAAGGCGCTGAACGTGCCGCGAAGGCATTGGTGCCAAAGGGATGGCATAAGTATTTTCGGGCCTCCCGATACGAGCTGTTGATGGAGCGACTGGCTCCGGTCGATCTGATCGTTCATGTCGGAGCGCATTGGGCCGAGGATGCCGCACATTACGAGGCGTGCGGCGCGAAAACCGTTCTCTGGATCGAGGCCGACCCGGGCACGTTCCGCAGGTTGAGAGAGGTCTTGGCGGAGCGAACCGGAGCCACGCGTCATATCGCGGAATGTGCGCTGGTGTCGTCGCGGGAAGATCGGCAAGTTTCTTTCAACCGGTTTAACGGGGACGGGGCCTCTTCATCGGTCTATCGATCCGCCCCGACCCGCGCCAACCGCTTTCCCGGGAGCCATGAAACAGGCGAGGTTCTGGCCCTGAAAACCCGGACGCTTGACGCCGTCATGGCAAGTCACGGCGTCGACGCGTCCGCTGCCGGCACGGCGATGCTGGTGATCGATGTCCAGGGACATGAGTTGGAGGTTTTGCGCGGCCTCGATGTCGGTCTGACGCAATTTGATCTTTGCAAGTGCGAGGTGTCGCGTATTCCGATGTACCAGAACGCTCCGCTTTTTCCAGACATCGATGCTCATTTCCGGTCATTCGGCTTTCGCCTGGCATCTCATCGCTATGCGCTGGTCCCAAGCCATGGCGATGTGCTTTACCAGCGCGCCTAG
- a CDS encoding DNA alkylation repair protein, which produces MWQKYLDDLKSHADPVRAAEKARYHKVEREYLGIGNPVLGDLAKAWRQDLTVEDRVSLARALWNTDIHEARVTAAKLLTQARIRPDEAVWQLIESWVPDFNAWAIADHACMAGQRRLIADPDRLDKVEEWTRSDHMWTRRAALVITLPWTKQNNPKPDELAARDRILSWAKGYVHDREWFIQKAVAWWLRELSKHDRGRVVAFLESHGEQMKPFARREAGKYL; this is translated from the coding sequence GTGTGGCAAAAATATCTGGATGACCTGAAATCGCATGCCGATCCGGTAAGGGCCGCGGAAAAGGCGCGCTATCACAAGGTCGAGCGGGAATATCTTGGCATCGGCAATCCCGTGTTGGGTGATCTGGCAAAGGCGTGGAGACAAGATCTGACCGTCGAGGATCGTGTGTCGTTGGCCCGCGCGCTCTGGAACACCGACATTCACGAAGCGCGCGTCACAGCCGCCAAACTCTTGACCCAGGCCCGCATCCGCCCGGATGAGGCGGTCTGGCAGCTGATTGAAAGCTGGGTGCCCGATTTCAACGCCTGGGCCATTGCCGATCATGCCTGCATGGCGGGCCAGCGGCGTCTGATAGCCGATCCCGACCGGTTGGATAAGGTGGAGGAATGGACCCGGTCAGATCATATGTGGACGCGTCGGGCGGCATTGGTGATCACCCTGCCCTGGACCAAACAGAACAATCCCAAACCGGACGAGCTTGCCGCGCGCGACCGGATCCTCAGCTGGGCCAAGGGATATGTGCACGACCGAGAATGGTTCATACAAAAAGCGGTCGCATGGTGGCTGCGGGAGTTAAGCAAGCACGATCGGGGTCGGGTGGTGGCGTTCCTTGAAAGCCATGGTGAGCAGATGAAGCCGTTCGCCAGGCGTGAGGCCGGTAAATATCTTTAG
- a CDS encoding pyridoxamine 5'-phosphate oxidase family protein — protein sequence MAKQFDCIEDNHARFIAEQHIFFTATAAPTGRVNLSPKGMDALRVLGPDRIIWLNLTGSGNETAGHLLESPRVTLMWCSFTKRPMILRAYGTARAVYPGDADWPGLSQHLPDHRGARQIFDMSVDMVQTSCGYAVPFMAYEGERDTLEHWAASKSDAQLTEHWQTRNATTLDGRPTRSDG from the coding sequence ATGGCCAAGCAATTTGACTGTATCGAAGACAATCACGCACGCTTCATAGCCGAGCAGCACATCTTTTTCACCGCAACCGCTGCGCCGACCGGACGTGTCAACCTGTCCCCAAAAGGCATGGATGCCCTTCGCGTTCTCGGGCCCGACCGGATCATCTGGCTGAACCTGACGGGCAGCGGGAACGAGACGGCCGGACATCTTCTGGAAAGCCCGCGCGTCACGCTCATGTGGTGTTCTTTCACCAAGCGCCCGATGATCCTGCGCGCCTACGGCACGGCGCGCGCGGTGTATCCGGGCGACGCGGATTGGCCGGGCCTTTCGCAACATCTCCCCGATCACCGTGGCGCGCGACAGATCTTCGACATGAGCGTGGACATGGTTCAAACCTCCTGCGGCTATGCGGTGCCGTTCATGGCCTATGAAGGGGAACGCGATACGCTGGAACACTGGGCCGCATCAAAAAGCGATGCGCAGCTGACGGAGCATTGGCAAACGCGCAATGCCACCACCCTGGACGGACGACCGACGCGGTCAGACGGCTAG